CTTGGTTTTGACGTTTGCCTTGTTGATCTTCTCAAGATCACTTGGtcctctgtttcctctgtttcctctgtttcctcATCATTGCTCGACGCGTGCTCACTTTCGTCTTCCTCAGCAACTGTATCAGAAGTATCTTCACTACTTGCCAATGGAAACGTTATCATAGTAGGCTTGTAAGTTTCCTTCTCATTCCACTTCCAGTACGCTTTTGATCCTGGTTCTATTCCTAGATGTACCAACTCTCTGGATCTGTCGTCTAACTTCTTGAGATGTGGTGTCTCGTTCTTAGCGTAGCAGACGCAGCCAAATACTCTTAGATGTCCAACgtctggcttcttcttcttgtaagACTCATATGGTGTTTGTAGCTTCAGAGTTATTTTCGCAACTCTATTAATAAGATACGTTGAGTGCCTCACGGCTTCGCCCCATAAGTAACTTGGCACACACATATGTTTCATCATGCTGCGGATCATCTCCATCAGAGTACGGTTTCGTCTCTCAACGACTCTGTTTTTCTATGGTGAATACGGTGCCGTCAAGTGACGTTTTATTCCATGCTGGTCACAGAAGGCTTGGAAGTCTTGAGAAGTGAATTCACCACCCCTATCAGTTCTGAATGTACCGATGATACTTCCTGTTTCTTGCTCCACAAGTCTTTTGAAGATTTTGAACTTTTCGAAAGCTTCGCTTTTCTCCTCCAACAGTATAGACCACATATATCGTGTATGATCATCAATCAATACGAACACATACCTCTTCTTGCCCGCCGTTGTTGGAGATATTGGTCCACAAAGGTCTCCATGAATGAGCTCCAGGACGTGTGAGGCACGATATGCAGTGGCTTTAGGAAAGCTTTTCCGTGCTTGTTTTCCTAGCAGACATGACGCGCAAGTCTCATTCTCAATGCTCAGATTAGGTATGCCTGTAACTACCTCCTTGCTCATCATATTTCACATGGTTTCTCGGTTTACATGCCCAAGTCTCGCATGCCAAACAGCTGAATCATCGTCTCTCGAGACCTGAAGACACCTAGTATTGTCAACCTCCATAGTCACTTTATACAGCCGATTCATGGACCTGATGGCTTTCACCAGTAGGTTCCCGTCACGATCAAGTAGCGTGAGATAGTCTTTTCTCATTCGTACATCATAGCCAGACTCTATAGCTTGTCTAAGACTGATAATATTGCTTTTCAAGTCCAGCATGAAGTAGACATCGGCCAAGATTTTCTTCTTTCCATCCTTGCTTATGAAGACATGCGCGAGTCATCTCCAAATCTTACTTTCCCTGTGATTTTCTCATCAATAGACGCAAAATACTCTCGATTACCTGACATGTGATTGCTTGCGCCATTGCCTAAGTACCAGACATTGTCTTTATCAGTGTGTGTTTCGAACTTGCTTGGAGTCACATTCTCCTCATTTAAGTACACGACTTCATTCATCATCAGCTCCTCAGCTTCGTGTGTGCTCTCAGCTTCATTCTCTTGTGTTTCTTGGAGTTTAAGTAACCGGTCTGGACAGAGATAGGCATAGTGGCCAGTTTTATCGCACCTGAAACAAACCACACGAGACGTATCTCTTCCTTGCTTCCAGTCTTGCTGATTGTTATAACGTCCACGCCCTCTTCCTCTGTTACCATAACGTCCACtgcgtcctcttcctcttccataGGTTTCTGTTTGTGATTGGGAATCTGCATTGGCGTACATGAGCTTTCCTTGATCATCAGGTTGATCATCATCTACGATCCTTTCCTCATAGGCTTTTAGTCTACCCACAATATCCTCAAAGCTGGTGGTGTTTAGGTTTAAAACATGTTCAAGAGCAGCTATGATATGTATATACTTCTTCCTCGGAAGACTATTAAGGAACTTCTTGACTAGTTTAGGCTCCTCTATGTCCTCTCCTAAGGCTGAAGACTTTGAAGACATCTCTGCGAGTTTACCGGAGAAATCATCAATGGTTTCTGTGTCTTTCATCTTCAATCGACTAAATTCGTCCATGAGTGTTTGTAACCTAGCCTCACGAACTCTGTCAGCTCCCACATGCCTTGCTTTTATTGCTTCCCACACAAGTTTTGATGTGTCAAGATCACCTACTTGCAGAATTAGGGCTTCTGGTATGGACTGAAACAACAATGCTCGAGCCATTTTGTTCTTGTCTCCATCATCTATCCCTGGTTCTATCATCTCCTACACTTTATGCACCTTGAGCgccaccttcatcctcatgctcCACACCGTGTAGTTGGTGGCAGTGAGCATAGGGCATTGGATTGTCGTAGTATGCGCATTTGGCTTGATAGTTGTCGCAACTATATCTTTGTCACCCATGTTGTCTCACAAAACAAAACTTCTCTTCTCTTGATTTTGTTTAAGAATTCAAtagaatgctctgataccaattattgAATCGTAAACTTATGACCCAAGACAATGATCTCAATAAGAACTCACTTTATTAAGatctcaaactcaaactcaTAAGTTATGCCACAATCATAGCATCTTCTTATATAACACTTTTaattcctaaactcattagaaACATATCTTATAGATAACTCTCAATATTTATGATCCTAATCTCTGTAGAATAACTTATAACCTAAGTTATCTTCAAGTTTAACTCAATAATctttacatttaaatatttcgTAATTTAGGTAGTTATATTTTTGTCCTGATATTTTGGTTTCATGAAAATCTCATATTAGGGATGTCAAAATAGGTCATGACCCATGGGTTGACCCAACCCAAGTTGACCTATTAATCCAAATGAACTGTTTATTTTTGATCCAATGGGTTAACATGTTAATGGGTTAATAGGTTAATGAGTTAACAAGTTAATGGATTAACAAGTTAATGGGTTTATTGGGTTGGGTCAACTCTGacccattttgttttcaattaagAAAACCATGAGTAAACCACCCAATTCTAAGGTTTGATAGAATTGGAAAATCATGAGTTTCTCAAAAGTTCAATCATTTATTCGGTGGTGAAATGCGTTTCCCGCTAAAACtacaaaataagtttttttctgCTAAAATCGCGAAAataagtttttccgccaaaaccgcaaaaacgcgttttcccgccaaaaccgcaaaaacgcgttttttcgccaaaaccacaaaaaacacattttttcgccaaaaccgcaaaaactcgTTTTCCCACAAAACCATGTTTCccgcaaaaacacattttcccgcgaAAACCACCAGATgtaatttcccgccaaaactgaaaaaccaGTTTTCccacaaaaacgcgtttttccgccaaaaccgcaaaaccgtgttttcccgccaaaaccacaaaaaaacgtattttccgccaaaaacgcAAATTTTCGCCAAAACTATAAAAAcagttttcccgcaaaaacgcgtttttccaccaaaaccacaaaacacgttttcccgtcaaaaccgcaaaaacgcatttttccaccaaaaccgcaaaaacgcaatttcccgcaaaaatgcgttttcccgcaaaatcacgtttttccgccaaaaccgcaaaaaaaaaaacgtattttccgccaaaaccgcaaaaaacgtattttccgctAAATTCGCAAAAACgtaattttccgccaaaactgtaaaaatcagttttcccgcaaaaaacgcgttttcccaccaaaaccacaaaaacgcgttttcccgccaaaaccgcaaaaacgcatttttccgccaaaaccgcaaaaacgcaatTTTCCGCAAAAATGCAAtttcccgcaaaaacgcgttttcccgccaaaacccaaaaacgtgttttcccgccaaaaccacaaaaacacattttcctcTAAAATCACAAAACGcgctttcccgccaaaactgcaaaaactcTTTCCCACAAAAACGTGGTTTTCTGCCTAAATCGCAAAAACTTGTTTTCCACAAAAACcacaaaacgcgttttcccgccgaaactgcaaaaactcatttttccgcgaaaatgcgtttttccgccaaaaccacaaaaaacgTTTTCTTATTTCGATCAACTTGGtcttaacttaaaaataattcattataAAGATGTTGAGTTTATGGGTCAACCATTAACCCATCTAACCTATTTAATTTAATGGGTCATGGATCAACCCAACCCATTTAATGGTTGACCCATAAATGGGTTGGGTTGACCCATGACTCATTAACAGTAAACCCATTTGGGTTATGGGTTGGGTTGACCTATTtgacccattttgacacccctatctcatatatatatatatatatatatatatatatatatatatatatgaacctatgagatttatagCTACCATTTTAATCATGTTATATATAGATGTTGAATATATACATTCAACGTAAGATCAAATTTGACAACTATTTTAGTCATGTTACTTGAGATATTAATTGGTCTAGGTCAAGATTTATGGACTTTTCTACCAAACATGCGTacactttcttttcttcttcactgTCGCCGTTCTCGGCGGTGGCACCCACCCGCATCCATAATATAAAAAACCCCTAAAAACAAGCCTCCGGTTCGTTTCCCCACTGGAACAACCAAAACCTCCAACAGTTCAATGAAATTGAATGCCTCGACACCTGATTCCTCCTCAGCCGTCAAATCGAAATCGAGCAATGATTCACCTCTGGCCGGAACCACCGCTTAGACAACTCCTCCTTCGCCTGGCCAGGACCCTTCTGTGCAAACCCTGGCCAAGCAGATCGAAACCCCAAATCAAAAACCCTAGTTACAGAATCCCTCGCTGTACCTAGACAACAGGACCAGCCTGCAGCTGCTCCAAAAACTACTGAACCCTCCCAGAAAGCTTCTGATCCATAACCTGGACAAGCCGCTGGCGCACCAAGCGAGCTCTGGAAAGGTTTCGTCAAGGAATCGGCCATAAAACTAAAGCCCAAGCTAACGCCTTACGTGTCACCATTCCAAACTCGGTCgttgagaaaaataagaaagctTTGGGAGTATTTCATCTTAGGCCAATTCTATGAAGACCCCCCTGCCCGTGGTGCTATACATGCCATCATAAATGGCATCTGGAACCGTCACAAGCGCGACATAACAGTTAAAAAATGGAAGGTAACTCTTTCCGGTTTCGTGTACCCTGTTGGAACGCTCGGCGCCGTATCCTAGCTCAGAACTTCTGGCAAATCGACGGTCAAACAATGTTCTTCGCAAAATGGTCTACGGGAATCCAACAATGCAAACTGAGCTCGATATGGTTCATGTCTGGCTAGAGCTTACTGGAGTCCCTCTGCAATTTTTCAATGAAGAAGGTCTGCAGGAGATTGCGGGTCTTGTGGGTCGTCCTGTTTCCATGCATCTTTCTACAAAGATTCTCACCAATATTGAGGTTGCAAAAATCTAACAGTTATCGATCCATGGAAACCCTTTCCAGAATTTGTTAATGCATGCTTTGAAAGCGGTTATAAAAGGAGGATTGGTGTCTCCAGCCATTGGTTGTCGTCTCGGTGTTCGTATTGCAATAAATTAGGACACACGATCACGAGATGTAAGGCCGCTTCTCCGACATGTGTAACCTGCAACtctatgaatattatttttaaatagaaatttttttaaaaattatttaattttaattataaatagattaatatttattatttttaataaaaattatttaaaataataaattttattgttatttttaataaaaatatttaaaatattaaattttattgttatttttaataaaaatatttaaattaataatttttattattattaatattatccgCGG
The nucleotide sequence above comes from Brassica napus cultivar Da-Ae chromosome A9, Da-Ae, whole genome shotgun sequence. Encoded proteins:
- the LOC125578046 gene encoding uncharacterized protein LOC125578046, with the translated sequence MIEPGIDDGDKNKMARALLFQSIPEALILQVGDLDTSKLVWEAIKARHVGADRVREARLQTLMDEFSRLKMKDTETIDDFSGKLAEMSSKSSALGEDIEEPKLVKKFLNSLPRKKYIHIIAALEHVLNLNTTSFEDIVGRLKAYEERIVDDDQPDDQGKLMYANADSQSQTETYGRGRGRSGRYGNRGRGRGRYNNQQDWKQGRDTSRVVCFRCDKTGHYAYLCPDRLLKLQETQENEAESTHEAEELMMNEVVYLNEENVTPSKFETHTDKDNVWYLGNGASNHMSGNREYFASIDEKITGKDGKKKILADVYFMLDLKSNIISLRQAIESGYDVRMRKDYLTLLDRDGNLLVKAIRSMNRLYKVTMEVDNTRCLQVSRDDDSAVWHARLGHVNRETM